From Pseudomonadota bacterium:
GCAGCGAGGACACTGCTCCAGACCCGTCCGTCAGGGTCTATTTTTTTGCGCCGGGACACGGCGAGCGGGATGGGGACATAAGTGAACTCACCCTGCCAGTGACCTACGACCATATTGGTGCACCCTGTCATGCCGGCGTGTACTGCGTTATGCCCAAGGAGGAGACAGAAAACCGCATCATTCGCATCAGCAGGGACACTCCTGATAATATAGCTTGGATCAATGTACTTCAAATTCATCTCCATACCGATCTTGCTGAAACGTTCCTTAATCTTGTCCCTCAGAAATATGCCAATGTCATTAAAACGTGTGTTGCCCGAGGCATCACGTTCCCGGGGTACCTCCAGGAGGTACTGACCTGCACCCTCTGCAGCAACAACAACAGCATGACCTCTATTGCGGAGACGCTTCTCGAGGGCATCGAGAAAAACCTCAAGAGAAAAAGGGATCTCCGGGATAAGACAGAAGTTCACTTCGTTGTCTGCAAGGACGGCATAGGCAGCAATAAAACCGGAATCGCGTCCCATGAGCTTCACAAGCCCCACACCGTTACGGGCCCCGTATGCCTCACTGTGTGCAGAAGCGATTGCCTTCCGTGCTTCGGAGCCGGCAGTCATGAACCCGAAAGACCTGTCTATGAAAGAGACATCGTTATCGATAGTTTTTGGAATACCAACTATAGCAATCCTGAGCCCCCGGCGGCTGACCTCCTCACTGATGGCACGGGCTCCGCGCAACGTGCCGTCCCCCCCAATGGTAAAGAGAATCCCGATGTTCATGCGTTCCAGGGTATCCACCATCTCTGATATATCCTGTGGCCCGCGGGACGACCCGAGGAACGTGCCGCCAAATTTATTGATGCCGCCCACTGATTGCGGGGTAAGTTCGAGGGGCGTATGGCCATAATGAGGAACAAGCCCTTCAAAACCGTAAAGGAAGCCATAGACCTTACTTGCACCGTAATGATGGTAAAGGCTCATAACGATAGCCCGGATCACATCATTCAGCCCCGGGCAAAGCCCGCCACAGGTTACAATGCCACATCGTAATTCAGCGGGATCAAAGAATATTCTTTCCCTCGGACCTGCAACCTCCATGGCCGGGGGCTCTTTACCGGCATCAAAAAACACCCTGATATCTGCAGGGTCATTATGGTAGATCAGACGCTGAGCATCGCTTGTGAATCGCATACCGGCAAGTGGCGACAATATGCGACACTCACCAAGCCTCTCTATCCCGAAATCCAATGTGGTGTTTTCCATAGGACACTCCTTATGCTTTGAAAAAGGTCGTTCCAACGCCGCGGAGGTCTCTTACCGCCTGTTTTACCCTTTCTGCCATTGCGGTTTCTGCCAGCGCCATATAAGAACGCGGGTCGTATGCCTTTTTGCTTCCCACTTCGCCATCCACTTTTAAAACCCCATCGTAGTTTTTCAGCATGTGGTCAGCAATGGCACGGGTAAAGGCATACTGTGTGTCAGTATCGATATTCATCTTTACCACACCGTAGTCGATGGCTTCCCGTATCTCCTCGAGTTTGGAGCCCGATCCCCCGTGGAACACGAGATCAAAGCGGGCATCCTTTCCGTAAGTCTTTTCAACGGCGTCCTGGCAATCTTTCAGGATCGAAGGTTTAAGCTTCACACTGCCAGGCTTATATACACCATGAACGTTTCCGAATGTTGCCGCAAGCAGGTAGCGTGCGCCCTTGACAGCATTCAACCGGCGGGCAACTTCAAGCGTGTCTTCCGGGGTAGTATAAAGCCGTGCAGCCCCGCTGGCCTTGATTCCGTCCTCTTCTCCCCCTACTGCGCCCACTTCTATTTCGAGGAACAATTCGCTTTTATGGAAGCGTTCCAGTAATGGAAGGGATATGTCGAGGTTTTCTTTCAAAGGAAGGGCGCTCCCATCAAACATATGGCCGGTGAAAAGGTTAGGCAATCCCGCAGCCCGGCGCCTTTCAGTCTCCTCAACAAGGGGAATCACATAACTATCCAGTACATCGGCCTGGCAGTGGTCTGTGTGGAGCGCAACGAAGATGGGGTAATGTGCGGCAACGCGGTGCACATGCTCTGCAATAGAAGCAGCGCCAAGGGGCATGCTCTTCAGATATGTGCCGGAGGCATGGGCAGCGCCGCCGGTGGATATCTGTATGATACCGTCGCATTGGCTCTCTGCAAGTCCCTTTAATACTGCGTTGGCTGTTTGGAGAGATGTTACGTTAATGGCAGGATAGCAGAAATGGAGTTCCCTGGCCCTGTCAATCATGGCACAAAAAGTTGCGTAATCAGCTACTGGCATAAAAACCTCCTTTTATTCAATTTTCAAACTTGTCCACCCACAAGTGGGTACCCGGCTTCGGACATAAAAATTGACCTTAATGCGATCTGGTCGCAGGGTTTACCGGAAAGAGGTATGAAAAGGATTCTTGATAACGATCCCTTTTATCTTTTGCTTGTCGGAAAGGTCCTCTGAAAGGATAGTCGTCGCTCCCCCATCGATAGCCGAGGCAATAATCAAAGAGTCCCAGAATGAATACAGATGCTTATGGTGGATATCAATGGCTTCCAATATCAATGTGCCATTGGTAACTACCGTTTTCCATTTCAGGAAATCTTTCACGATTTCTTTCGCTGTCGTTGCATCCATAGGTTTTGCTATTTTCCTGGTCACCGTTACAAAAAATTCCTGCAAAACCTGGGTGCTGATCAGGCCATTGCTGGTATCCCAGAGGTCTTTCAATATTTTCTTCGTTATAGCGTATTTTTCTCCGGCAGAGGTGTCGTATCCGTATACCAGAATGTTGGTGTCTACGAATATCTTAGCATCTTTCATAGAGTGCTTCCCTCAAAATAGAAATTTTCCCCTGTGTACCAAGGTCAAAACCATTTTCCATAAAGGCAATCTGCCTTTTTTTAGCCCTCTGGTAACCCGTTTCCTCTCTGACCTTTTCCTCCAGGGTCTCCCGCAAAAGATCGCTCAACGACTTGTCTTTCATAATTGCCAGGGTTTTAGCTTTCTTGATGAGAGACTTGGAAAGTGACAAAGTGACATTCTGTTTATCCATAACGGTCTCCTTTTAGTTTCACATTATTATGTGTACCACATATTTCCGGAATATGTCAATCCTGTGTATTCCTTTGTTATCCGTGTTAAAAGAAGATTTTTCATTTACGTAAATAGTTGCAGTCAGCTTTCCAGATAATAGTGCCTGATGGGTTTCAGGTCGTCATCCAGTTCGTAGACAAGGGGTTTGCCTGTCGGGATTTCGAGCGCAGGTATCTCGTCATCGCAAATATTATCGAGATATTTTACCAGTCCCCGGAGGCTGTTTCCATGCGCCGCAACAATAGCACGCTTACCTGCCCTGATAACCGGTTCTATTGCTTCATGCCAGTAAGGCAGGACCCTCGCTATAGTATCTTTCAGGCTTTCAGTTACCGGGATGTCCTGTTGGTTGAGGTCTTTGTATCTCGGGTCGCTACCCGGGTAGCGTTCATCAGTCTTTTCAAGAGATGGCGGCGGGACATCGTAACTTCTCCTCCATATGTGCACCTGCTCTTCCCCGAATTTTTGTGCCATCTCCGCTTTGTTGAGTCCCTGCAAAGCGCCGTAATGCCTCTCATTCAATCGCCAGGATTTATATACAGGTATCCACATGAAATCCGTCTCTTCAAGGACAATCCATAAGGTAGCGATAGCCCTCTTTAAAACAGAGGTAAAGGCAATATCAAACATATACCCCTCTCTCTTTAATATTTCTCCTGCCTGTCGCGCCTCTTCAACACCCTGCCCCGACAGATCAACATCTGTCCAGCCCGTAAACCTGTTTTCCTTATTCCATTCACTCTGCCCGTGCCGTATTAGAACAAGTTTTGTCATGCTATTCTCCTGAAGGTTTACTTGATGCAATCCATTATAATATGTTCATGTAAAGTCGGCAATAAATTTGCGTTATGTTTTTTAAATTTTCATGCCGAACATCGGCCCCTTGACCCCTCGGCCTCTTCAATAAATACAATATTAAAGTGTCACAGCAAATGTGTATTGACATTCATTGATGTGCATAGTATAAAGGGTGTATGGTTTACATAAACAGACAAATAGAGTCAAAAGTAAGAGATTTACTCAATACGTTTCCGAGCCTCGCCGTAACAGGTCCCCGGCAATCGGGCAAATCAACGTTGCTCATGCATACATTGAAGGAATACAGGTATGTAAGTTTTGATGACCCGCTCATAAGAGAACAATCCATTTCTGACCCGCATTTTTTCCTTGATTCAATGGGCGAGAAGGTCATTATTGATGAAATCCAGTTATCTCCGCAGATTCTGTCATATATCAAGATGAGGATAGACAGGGAAAGAGATAAAAAGGGCGTCTATGTCTTTACAGGTTCGCAGCAATTTCCCCTGATAAAAAATTTGGGGGATTCTTTGGCGGGGAGGATTGCACTGCTTGATTTGCTTCCCTTTTCTGTAAATGAAAAAAAGGCGGCGCTGCCCATAAAAGACACACTCGATTATTTTGTTGACGCATGTTTACGGGGAAGCTATCCGGAAATTGTAGCAGATACTTCGATTGAATCAGGCAATTGGTATAGCTCTTATATACAGACATATCTCGAACGGGATGTAAGGAACATATACAACATCGGAAATTTAAGAGATTTTCAGCGATTCATGCAGCTTTTGGCGGGCAGATGCGGACAGATATTGAACCTGTCCACTTTTGCAGGCGATATAGGGGTAAGCGTTCCAACGATTAAATCCTGGTTGTCCGTACTTGAAGCGAGCCGGATTATTTACCTTTTAGCCCCTTATTATAACAACCTCGGGAAACGGATTGTGAAGGCGCCGAAGGTCTACTTTCTTGATTGTGGTCTCGTATGCCACCTTGTAGGGCTGAGAAGCAGGGAACATTTGCTGAACGGCCCGATGGCGGGTGCGCTCTTTGAAACGTTTTGCATTCAGGAGACCGTGAAGCTTTTCTTTAACAAAGGAGAAAGACCACGACTCTACTATCTGAGAACAAATAATAACCTTGAAATTGACCTCCTGATTGAGGGGGCAGCACAGACACTCATACCTGTTGAAATCAAGTTCAGCAAGACACCGGCTTTGTCCATGGGGTCAAATATTGCACGTTTTAAAAAAACGTTTTCAATGCTGCCGGTAATGCAGGGAATCATTCTCTGTCTCACCGGCAAATCAACCCCTTTGAGTCCGGAAATCACTGCAATGGGTTTTGATGATTATAGCGAGGCGATCAGACAGTGAGGATTGCGGAAATGAAGGCAGTGAATAGTGAATAGTTAAAGACATTTTATCAAGCGCGTTGCTCCTTTCCCCTTTCAGCTTTGAGCTATTAGCCTCACCGCTCCACGCTCTGTGCCCTATGCTCATCCTCCCATGGATCAGGCCAAAGGGATACTCGCATATATTCAGGCAAGACATCCTGACAAAGGATATTATGTGCAGGGGGTTATGAGTGAGTTGATACGCTACAAGCTGAAGCCTGATGACCTGTCCGATGAATTGGTACCAACAGTTGGTACCATTTTAGAGATCACCGGAAAATCAGTAACGACGCTGCATAACGGCATTTCCCTTTTAAAACTTCCTCCTGAGATTCAGACAGCAAT
This genomic window contains:
- a CDS encoding ATP-dependent 6-phosphofructokinase, yielding MENTTLDFGIERLGECRILSPLAGMRFTSDAQRLIYHNDPADIRVFFDAGKEPPAMEVAGPRERIFFDPAELRCGIVTCGGLCPGLNDVIRAIVMSLYHHYGASKVYGFLYGFEGLVPHYGHTPLELTPQSVGGINKFGGTFLGSSRGPQDISEMVDTLERMNIGILFTIGGDGTLRGARAISEEVSRRGLRIAIVGIPKTIDNDVSFIDRSFGFMTAGSEARKAIASAHSEAYGARNGVGLVKLMGRDSGFIAAYAVLADNEVNFCLIPEIPFSLEVFLDALEKRLRNRGHAVVVAAEGAGQYLLEVPRERDASGNTRFNDIGIFLRDKIKERFSKIGMEMNLKYIDPSYIIRSVPADANDAVFCLLLGHNAVHAGMTGCTNMVVGHWQGEFTYVPIPLAVSRRKKIDPDGRVWSSVLAATGQPADMR
- the fbaA gene encoding class II fructose-bisphosphate aldolase; protein product: MPVADYATFCAMIDRARELHFCYPAINVTSLQTANAVLKGLAESQCDGIIQISTGGAAHASGTYLKSMPLGAASIAEHVHRVAAHYPIFVALHTDHCQADVLDSYVIPLVEETERRRAAGLPNLFTGHMFDGSALPLKENLDISLPLLERFHKSELFLEIEVGAVGGEEDGIKASGAARLYTTPEDTLEVARRLNAVKGARYLLAATFGNVHGVYKPGSVKLKPSILKDCQDAVEKTYGKDARFDLVFHGGSGSKLEEIREAIDYGVVKMNIDTDTQYAFTRAIADHMLKNYDGVLKVDGEVGSKKAYDPRSYMALAETAMAERVKQAVRDLRGVGTTFFKA
- a CDS encoding PIN domain-containing protein encodes the protein MKDAKIFVDTNILVYGYDTSAGEKYAITKKILKDLWDTSNGLISTQVLQEFFVTVTRKIAKPMDATTAKEIVKDFLKWKTVVTNGTLILEAIDIHHKHLYSFWDSLIIASAIDGGATTILSEDLSDKQKIKGIVIKNPFHTSFR
- a CDS encoding DUF6364 family protein, whose product is MDKQNVTLSLSKSLIKKAKTLAIMKDKSLSDLLRETLEEKVREETGYQRAKKRQIAFMENGFDLGTQGKISILREALYERC
- the gpmA gene encoding 2,3-diphosphoglycerate-dependent phosphoglycerate mutase, whose product is MTKLVLIRHGQSEWNKENRFTGWTDVDLSGQGVEEARQAGEILKREGYMFDIAFTSVLKRAIATLWIVLEETDFMWIPVYKSWRLNERHYGALQGLNKAEMAQKFGEEQVHIWRRSYDVPPPSLEKTDERYPGSDPRYKDLNQQDIPVTESLKDTIARVLPYWHEAIEPVIRAGKRAIVAAHGNSLRGLVKYLDNICDDEIPALEIPTGKPLVYELDDDLKPIRHYYLES
- a CDS encoding ATP-binding protein, producing MVYINRQIESKVRDLLNTFPSLAVTGPRQSGKSTLLMHTLKEYRYVSFDDPLIREQSISDPHFFLDSMGEKVIIDEIQLSPQILSYIKMRIDRERDKKGVYVFTGSQQFPLIKNLGDSLAGRIALLDLLPFSVNEKKAALPIKDTLDYFVDACLRGSYPEIVADTSIESGNWYSSYIQTYLERDVRNIYNIGNLRDFQRFMQLLAGRCGQILNLSTFAGDIGVSVPTIKSWLSVLEASRIIYLLAPYYNNLGKRIVKAPKVYFLDCGLVCHLVGLRSREHLLNGPMAGALFETFCIQETVKLFFNKGERPRLYYLRTNNNLEIDLLIEGAAQTLIPVEIKFSKTPALSMGSNIARFKKTFSMLPVMQGIILCLTGKSTPLSPEITAMGFDDYSEAIRQ